Genomic window (Oncorhynchus masou masou isolate Uvic2021 chromosome 26, UVic_Omas_1.1, whole genome shotgun sequence):
tataccatgagtcattaatcataaggcatacacccccgcccttcttcttaccagagagatgtttgtttgtcggcgcgatgcgtgaagaaaccgggtggctgtaccgactgaCAACATATGCCGAGTGAGCCAGGTTTCCacgaaacagagaatgttacaatctctgatgtctctctggaaggcaactcgtgccctaatttcatccaccttgatatctagagattggacattggAGAGTAATGTGCTCGGAAGCAGTGGAAGGTGTGCTCGCCTTCCAAGTCTGACCAGTAGGTCGCTCCATCTGCCTCTCCTGGGACGACCGCTTTGTTTTGGGTCGACCTCTGGGATAAGATCccatgtccagggtggaggtccgaacaaaggatctgcttcgggaaagtcgtattcctggtcgtaatgatggttaCCAATTATGTGAGTGTGATTCTCTGTTACACAGATGATGCACTTGGGAAGGCTAGATAATGTCTGCCACCACTTTATCAATATCACCCCTCACTGCTTTGAATAGAAACTGAAAATGCTGAAAGTTTTTAGTTATATGTTTGCATCATGACCTTTATTTTCTGAACAGATTGTTTTTGTCTTGTCAATGTGTACAGGTGTCCAAGCTGGTCAGATGACGAGAAGATTGCGGTCAGGAGTGTTAACAATGAACTTCATTTTTTTGAGAACAACGATTTTAGTAAGTATCTTTATCGTCCCCGTTCTTGTCCACATAGATTTTATTTATTGAAAGTTTATTCAACCAGGAATTCCCATTGAGGTCAAGAGATCTCCTTAACAATGGATGACTAGCCATGATGGCAGCTCCATACTGATGTGACACACAGAACCAAGCATTTATTGAGAGCACTAGATAGCGCTTATGCACATTCTATTATAAAAGTAACAATATTTGTATAAGTTAATTGTCTCTTTTTCCAGGCACCATAGCCAATAAGCTTCACTTGCAGAAGGTGTCCGAGTTTGTGCTGTCCCCAGGAAGTCAGCCTAGTAAGGTATACCTCTGTTTTATTCTGTTTCCTGACGATAAACTTGAAAATTCATATATCTGTTTGGTTAGCTGACTGTAGAAGAGGGTATTGACATTTGCCACTGTGTTTCTGCTGAAGGTGGCTGTTTATGTCCCTGGGAGCAAAGGTGCCCCCTCGTTTGTCCGGCTGTACCAGTACCCCAACTTTGGTGGCCCGACCTGTGCTCTGGCCAACAAGAGTTTCTTTAAGGCTGACAGGGTGACCATGCTGTGGAACAAAAAAGGTTGGTCAACATTTATAACAGAATTCTGTTAAGTAAATGTTATAGAGAATGTGTGGTTTGCGTTATCCTAAAAGTTTGTTGTAGAAGATTAATGCCATGGcggctttttttttcttctctcaatCAGCCACTGCGGTTCTGGTGCAGGCCAGCATAGAGGTGGATAAAACAGGGGCCTCATACTACGGAGAACAGACTTTACACTACTTGGCCACCAATGGGGAGACTTCTGCGGTGCAGCTACGTGAGTGCATAATTTTTATATAGTGTGTTTTTACTCCACTTTACTTATTTGTACGTCCGAAGGCAAAGATATGTAAATACCAGGGGAGCAGCACTGGCGCGATGGTCATTCGGTATGTTTTTATCTGTAACACAGAACCAAAACCAgctgcgcgcgtgcgccatcttgcataaatgtattttgtccccttacaccaaacgcgatcacgacacgcaggttaaaatatcaaaacaaactctgaaccaattacattaatttgggggcaggttgaaaagcattaaacatttatggcaatttagatAGCTaacttgcacttgctagctaatttgtcctatttagctagcttgctgttgctagctaatttgtcctgggatataaacattgaattatcattttacctgaaatgcacaaagtCCTCTACTCCGCCAATGAATCCACACAAAACAGTCAACCGACTCGTTTCTAGTCATCACTCCTCCTCCCAggccttttcttctcttgactttatattgcgattggcaactttcataaattaggtgcattaccgccactgacctcgcTCGTCTTTGTcacccatgtgccatctcctcattggttatctgcttctataaaccaatgaggagatgggagaggcaggacttgcagcgtgatctgcgtcacaaatagaactgacttctattttagcccttggcaatgcAGATGCTCATTGGCATGCACAAGTAGGGTGGGTGCCATAATTTAACAATacagatttctaaatttattGTGCAACGCACGCGAtgcgagcggtgtagtcagcctgttacACTGGACGTGTACCTTTTTTGCCGGCGTGTGCGCATGCCGCATTTATCAAGTGTTCTCGGGCATGAGAAGCACGTCATTCTTTAAAAAATTGAACCAGAGCGCAATTGTACAATGAGCAGCTCGAGCCTCTCCCGGAGCCTCGCTGCTTACACCCAGGAATAATTTTAAATGAATTTAGCTGATGCTCTGTGGTTCGTAAACATATGGTATCTATCTGTGTTGTGAACAGAGAAGAACGGGCCCATCTACGATGTGGCATGGAGCCCAAGCTCCACAGAGTTCTGCGTGGTCTATGGCTTCATGCCCGCCAAGGCTACTGTCTACAACCTCAAGTGTGACCCTGTCTTTGACTTCGGCACTGGCCCCCGCAATGCCGTCTACTACAGCCCCCAGGGTCACATCCTGGTCTTGGCCGGCTTCGGGAACCTACGGGGCCAGATGGAGGTGTGGGATGTCAAGAAGTGGAAGCAGGTGTCCAAGCCCCAGGCGCCGGACTCCACCCACTTCGCCTGGTGCCCTGACGGTGAACACGTCGTCACGTCGACCTGTGCCCCCCGGCTACGTGTCAGCAACGGCTACAAGATCTGGCACTACACTGGCACGGTTCTGTACAAGCAGGACACACCGACGGGCACAGAGCTCTGGGAGACTGTGTGGCAGCCCTTCCCAGACGGGACGTTCCCTGAGAGGCCGGTGAAGTACCAGGCAGCACCCAGCGAGCTGGGCAGCACAGAGTCCAAGCCAGCTCAGGCCTACCGCCCACCTGCCCTACGGAATAAACCGGTCACAGCCAGCTCTAAACTAGTAAGTAGAGGAGGGCCAGGGGTCAGGTTTTTTTCTTCAGTAGGCATTCAGTTATAAAACAAAAAATGgccatttaaagggatagtttatcAAATTCCAATTAGCATTTTTCTTGTTTCATGTCCATGTTTTAAGTAACTTTATTGAAGTCCACAATCGATTTTAGACACTTTGGGAGGATTTGGATGTAAAATGCTAATATTAGTGATACCAAGCATTGGTTTTGTGCTGTAAATGCTGAAAGTTAGCAGGcgaaccaaagcatggattgctgacTTACCTtatccatagactgcttacagagTAAGCAAACCAATATagaatttgggtgaactatcctttTAAAGGGCCAAATAAAGTTGCATTGTATTAAATCCACCCCTGAAGAGGAAGACCTAATAGTGATGAAAAAGGTCTGTAAATATCCACTCTTTTCTCTGTCAGCATGAAGAGGAGCCTCCACAGAACATGAGGCCTGGCGCCACCGGGGACAAGCAGCTGTCCAAGACGGCTCTGAAGAACCAGAAAAAACGAGAGGCAAAGAAAGCAGCCAAACAGGTACAGATACTTTGCATAATCTTCTCCTAATGTGCTGGAATGTATGACTGAAGTGGAGAATTGCTCTTGTCTAAGATATCATGAGTGGGAGGTGTTTAGGTAAGCGTTCAAGTTGTCTGTGATTTTTGTGATGTTTTAAAGCCTTCTAGGGTTGAACAAGTTGTATTTTCTGCTTGTGTAGGAGATAAACCCAGATGCCCTTGAGCCCCAGTCAGATCCCTCTCCAGCCAGCAGCGCTCAGCCTGAACTCTCCTGTGGCGACCCAGAGACTGACAAGAAGATCAAGAACGTAAAGAAGGTGAAAAAATATGGTCACTGTTTAATAGTCAGTAGTAACTATCAGTTGGTGGCTGAAGTACCTGTAGTAAGCTGTTTGTGTTTCGTCCAAATTTACCTTACAGTATTTTTACAGATTCAATATACAGTCTTTGGGGTAGCACGTTTTACTTCATAATGTAATTGACCTTTTAATTTTCACTGCTATGAAAAGGATTTATCACAAGCATACTGTAGACAAATTAGTCTTGAGTAAGTTCCACGTCAAGTGTTGCCCTTGGTGTTGAGAATGGCTTAGCTGTACGTTAATTCTGTTAATTTCAAACTAACTCCTAGAAACTGAAAGCTATAGACGAGCTGAAAGCGCTGCAAGCAACTGGGAAACCCATTCAAAAGAACCAGGTATTGTTCTGGCAaactactgtcacacacacattcaataaAGATCCAGTTTACACATTTGTATATTCTACTTGAAAATAGAGAATTGGTGCTAACATGTGTTTTATTTTTGTCCCTTGTCGTTTCTCAGCTTGAAAAGATGGAAAAGGAGGCTCAACTCATGAAAGAGCTTGAGGATCTTCAACTAGTAGTATAAAATATTTAATTTGTTCATGAAAACACATCCTTGCCATATGATCAAGAACACACCCAAAGCTATGTATAATGGAcaccccctcaatctacacacaacaccccataatgacaaagcaaaaacaggtttgacatttttgtaaatgtattaaaaaaaacacacacatttacataagtattcagaccctttactcagttctttgttgaagcacttttggcagcgactacagccttgagtcttcttggttatgatgctacaagcttggcacacctgtattataGCAGGTTCTTCTCTGCAaatactctcaagctctgtccggtTAGATGGGGAGCATCTGCACAGctattcaggtctctccagagatgttcgattgggtttaagtctgggctctggctgggccactcaactcctgcattgtcttgcttagggttgttgtcctgttgaaggtgaaccttcgcccccagtctgagtgctctggagtaggttttcatcagaGATCTcattgctcagttcatctttccctcgatcctgacgaatctcccagtccctgacgctgaaaaacatccccacagcatgatgctgccaccaccatccttcaccgtagggatggtattggccaggtgattagcagtgcctggtttcctccagatgtgatgcttggcattcaggcaaagagtcttggtttcatcagaccagagaatctagtttctcatggtctgagagtcctttaggtgccttttggcaaactgtcATCTGCCTTTTGgctttgctcagtttggccgggcggccagctcttggaagagtcttgggggttccaaacttcttccatttaagaatgatggaggggactgtgttcttggagacattcaatgctgcagacattttttggtacacttccccagatctgtgccttgacacaatcctgtctcggagctctacagacaattctttcgacctcatggcttggattttgctctgatatgcactgtcaactgtgtgaccattttatatagacaggtgtgtgcctttccaaatcatgtccaatcgactttaccacaggtggactccaatcaagttctagaaacatcaaggatgagcaatggaaacaggatgcacctgagctcaaattcgagtcatagcaaagggtctgaatacttatgcaaataagatatttgttttattttgataAATTTGCTCAAATTTAAAAaatctgttttctctttgtcattatggggtattgtatgtagattgagggggggaatttagaattttagaataaggctgtaacgtaacaatgtgtaaactgaaggggtctgagtactttccgaatgcacagtatgTACAGGTTATTAAATCCATTGATGATACCTAATAAACACTTAAAGGTGTCAACAGCTAGAAATTGTTGGTTTTTACTTTAAGTTGAATGAACTCGTTTCAGTTCATTGAGATGTAATAAGAACATTTTATTAAATGTATTCCACCAAAACCGTTATTCTTCTTCATGGTTCCAATAAACGGTTGCTATTTTCATTATTTGTCACCAAAAAAATTGGAGAATAGTTTGTGTATCACTTATTTGGTAATGCTCTTGACCAAATTCAATCACGGTTCTTCCTTGCCATTGGCTACCACACGACACACCAGTGATATTGTTCCCACCCACAAGGAAATGCCAGAGCTCTCCCACACTTACACTGCACATCACGCATGCTCAATATTTTAGGGATGTTTGACtgttgtgtcatttctcttgatTCTACTGTTCCA
Coding sequences:
- the LOC135514634 gene encoding eukaryotic translation initiation factor 2A-like codes for the protein MAPPTPLLAVRGSDGTVLLRGPPNCEKNADFQRDPRQSRYVAFSKDGTLFAWCNGEKVTVVKVADGSQVRSFDLPKTAMLEFSPLNTVLATWQVYSKTQENPQGDANLQLWDLQTGTCLKALYHKKVQGWCPSWSDDEKIAVRSVNNELHFFENNDFSTIANKLHLQKVSEFVLSPGSQPSKVAVYVPGSKGAPSFVRLYQYPNFGGPTCALANKSFFKADRVTMLWNKKATAVLVQASIEVDKTGASYYGEQTLHYLATNGETSAVQLQKNGPIYDVAWSPSSTEFCVVYGFMPAKATVYNLKCDPVFDFGTGPRNAVYYSPQGHILVLAGFGNLRGQMEVWDVKKWKQVSKPQAPDSTHFAWCPDGEHVVTSTCAPRLRVSNGYKIWHYTGTVLYKQDTPTGTELWETVWQPFPDGTFPERPVKYQAAPSELGSTESKPAQAYRPPALRNKPVTASSKLHEEEPPQNMRPGATGDKQLSKTALKNQKKREAKKAAKQEINPDALEPQSDPSPASSAQPELSCGDPETDKKIKNVKKKLKAIDELKALQATGKPIQKNQLEKMEKEAQLMKELEDLQLVV